DNA from Peromyscus leucopus breed LL Stock chromosome 3, UCI_PerLeu_2.1, whole genome shotgun sequence:
TGCTTTGCAGTTTTGGTAAATATGCCAAATTGTCCTTCAGTTCCCAAAAGGCAGAGACTGTCTACATACTAGCTCACTATCCAAGTGTGCGAGCATAAAAGCCACAATCCTAAAGGCAAGAGTTTCCTTTAACTCGAAAGCAAGTGCCAGACCGAACTAGCAAAGAAACCTGTGTGGCCTGGGTCTCTGTTTTCCGAGGTGGAATTGCTTCAAGACACCCGAGCTTCTTGCCTGAGTTTCTATGTCTGGCTCAGGGTCTTGCTTTGGATTGTGTCTCCGCAGCTGCCTTACCCAGGCCCCGCAGTCTTTCCTGCCTTGTGACCGTGGCTTTGGGGCTTTTGACCATGATTCTCATTCTCATGAGCTTGCTGATGTACCAACGGATCCTGTGCTGTGGTAAGTGCTGACTTCACCCCAGATTAACCTTGCATTCTATCTGAAAAAGCAAGATGACTGTCAGTGACAGAGCTTTACAGACTTCACCTCTGGGAGAAACTCCCAGAAAGTTGGGACTTTCTGATCCAGGCTGATTGTACCACAATTGTCCGGAAAAGGCGCAAGTCCACAAAATGCAATTAACACTTCAGTTTGCAGACCCCAATCCTGGTCACCTTCTCACGGTACCTAGTTTGTGTGCAGAGCTCTTCCCACTTTCTAGCTCCCAGTCTAGAATATGTAGTCTGACCACagttgtatgtgtttatgtgctcTCATGGTCCCATGGCAGAACGGCTTATGGTGACTTTATGCAAATGTGTCTCGTGGGAGGAGAAAACCAATAGATTGTGGAACCTTATTTGAAGTCCCGAGATGTTTCCACAGTGCCCACTCATTTCAAGTGCTTTAAAAGAATGAGGATTGTATCTTCTAGAAAAACCCAGCAAGGAGAATTCTAGCTCTTTTCACTTTAGCATCTGATGTGCTTTTCTGtcagaaaaaaatttatatatatatattttttttctgtcagaaaaaattatatatatatatatatatatatatatatatatatattcaagtaaGTCAGTTTTTCTGAGTATAAAAATTCTTTCCAATTTCTATTGGCTCCAGATGATCACATCTGTTGTTGGTTCTTTCtggtttgtttccttttccaGTACACATCGTGGCATGCTGTCTTGAGGCTGGACATCTTGAATGATTCTGCCCATGTAGTCATACATGATGGATGTACCCTTGTAGCTACACAGTGAATGCACTGGGCATATACAGACAGTACATAGATATGTGCCATGCAGATGCATGCATCCTTTATGCAGCGTGTATGTATCACATGCATACAGATGATTTTCAGTGTACTGCGCACTCTGCAATCCTCAGGCAGACCAGACCTTCTGTCAGAATCCAAGCTCGCTTAGCGGTGTGTACATCAGAACTGATGAGCTGGATGTTGCGGACCATTCAGTTTGAGGCCGCGTGTTATGGATTTCCTTAAACTTTAGTTTGAAAAAGGGTAGGGCAGGATAGACACTGGAGATGCCATGTTTTCTTATACCTCCCTTTTACTTTGGTCCAAAAAGATGTGAGCTGTGTCCTCTTCCTTCTAGGCTCCAAGGATTCTGTGTGTGCCCACTGCCCCAGCTGCCCCAACTTCTGGATGAAGAATGGTAGCCACTGTTACTATTTCTCAGTGGAGAAAAGGGATTGGAATTCTAGTTTGGAATTCTGTGCAGACAAAGGCTCACAACTCCTTACGTTTCCGGATGAACAGGAAGTGGTAAATAAAAACATGTAGAAAATAGAGAGCTATTTCCCCCTCCtactctcttcctctcccctcccccattcattCCCTCCTTTTAGATgagatcttactatgtagtccaggatggctttgaacttatgatcttcctgcctcagcctcctagcttttgtatgcgtgtgcgtgtgcgtgtgcgtgtgtgtgtgtgtgtgtgtgtgtgtgtgtgtgtgtgtgtgtgttggaggtgaGAGGGTAGCAAGCATTTCAGCAAAGAACTAGGGCCTAAAACACAGACTTAGTTAAAAGGCATTAGGTCCTGAAACACACAGGCCAACAAAGCAGCAGTGATTTCTACAGAGTctgtggaggaggaaaggagagggatgCGGGACAGAAGGAAGGGCCGCGCTAGGGACTGATGTCCTCACCTGactgtttgtttccttttccttcattGGAATGCAGTAGATTCTAAACTTGGAACTGTCCAGAAGGTTGAGTtaagaaggagagaaaactaGGGCTCCTGTTTCCTAAGTTCCCCCTCCATACTTCTGCTGGTCCTAGAGGAGGTTAGTGGTGTGAGGAGTTGATATCCTGGCACAAGCTTGACCAGACTCCATTACAATTCCatgtcaaaagaaaggaagaaatcttaGTTGGGTTTTTCACGTTAacgtcttgatttttttttttgttttgatattactGTTTGCTTTAATTTGGgggaaataaaatcaaatcaCAGAGAACAGTTAATTAGTAATTGAAAGGTAGggattttgtagcccaggctggtttcaaattcatgattttcTGGACACAGCCTTCTTCTCAGGTTAACcctactggaattaaaggagtcCACTACACAGCTGGTATGCTAATTCCTATTTTGAGAATAGATGAcaaatttagtttattttctctCAAAAGAACACGTATACACTTGAAATCCTGGAAGGATCTGAACTCCAAACCATTCCTCAGAGATTTGCTTTACCTGCACCCCTTTTCTAAGCCAAAGTGGAAGAGATACACTGGAATCTTTTCACTACGCAGGGGAAACTATTTTCGGGAACTTTCGTAGCAACTGGTTTCCTTTTGTTATAGCTGTTTTGAGGATCAATAGCAAAAGTGAGCAATTAGCTCGAAAGGTTTGCCTCCCAAGCTACAGACACAGCCTCAGTGAGTCACACCACAAGACAAGTGAGAAATGGCCACAGAGAACATAAATCATACCATGCGCTAAAGAGTTTGGGAAGGGCTAAGATGTGGAGAGTCTGAGAGCTGGCGCcgtctctgtctttctgcccaGAGGAGGAGGGGGTTCTAGAGggattttgtctttctttccttatgtTTCCTGGCTCCTGTACCCACTGCAGAGAACACTCGCTAGAGTTTAGTCAGCTGCATTTCCAAAATGAGACTGCTTTCTCTTAAccccagagccctgggttccagtcaGCGTTGGAGGGTGTCGAGTGCCCCTGATGGATTTAGTAACAGCTACTATAAGTTTCTTTCCACATTCTCGTGGGTTCttacttgattctttttttttttttttctctctccaccttttgtCAAATTCTATAACAAAACGGTAGGTTGGTAGAGTGCGCTCTCCCACTGTTCTCAAGGTAAGACTTGCTTACTATATTACAGTATGAGCAATACTCCCAGCTTCATGCATGGCCTGGAAATCTACCGAAAGACCACATTTAAGAGCAAAAACCTGGGCctggtggcacgtgcctgtagTTTCACCACTCagtaggctgaagcaggagacgCATATGCTctgggccaccctgggctacagtgaaACTCTGCAACTATACAGGCCTATTAATACTGAAAACTTTCAGAGCAACCAGATGGTTccgtgagtaaaggtgcttgccaccaaacctgacaacctgagttcgatccctggaacccatgccATAGAGGGACGGGACtgagtcctgcaagttgtcctctgacctccacgtatgcGTGCTGTGGCCTGCCCCACCTCCCctaacataaataagtaaataatttaaacgTTTTAAACTGGCATTCCCTTGGTGTAAAATACTCCCTCAGAATTAATTTGCTACAAACTGAGGctatatgattattattttttaaaaaacaaacaaacaaaaaaacaacttagtTGATTTCTTTTCAGCCCTGTCCTGAGCCTGGTTACAATTATTTTcaaatcatgtttttttcttttctttaccatTCAATGTCCTTTTGGGTTTATTTAAGGCTCCCTAAGGCAGCAAATCCATTGTTTTAAGACCTCAGGGAAACTTAGTGTTTTTCAAGTTGAAACCTCCATGCATTGCTGCAAGCACTTCACATGGTTTTGACAACAGGACACATTCTGTTTAGAAACACACATCCTGTTGTGTGTTGACACCTTATGTCTGACGTTGTGCTGTTAACAGATAACactatttcactttttttcttccatctagTGCTAAATTATTCTAGGTAATTGTTaaaatttgtgaaatattttatttttagagattatTTAATATTTGGATTTATTCTAATATTGTTTAAGTCTTTTCAAACTCTTAAGATACAATTCTACCCATGTTTAATTATTATAAGCTTTGATTATAGTCAcatccattatttttctttgggcAGCTTGGTTATGTTTTAGTTATTAAAACTGTGTTGATCCATCAAAACATCTGACTATTTAATAGTTCTTTTGTGTGACTGGCTTTCCTCAATATGTATTAAAGTAGCTCAGATGCATTCCATGGACCATATTAATTTGGAAACTTAAGGAAGGTACTTTTGTGCCTTAAAGatagtttcattttaattaaaagtattaCCTACaagttgtgtgtatatatacatatatttgcatatagtaTAGAATAGagtatatatgcaatatatatggtttttgtttgtttggtttggagacaggctttctctatgtagctctggctgctctggaactcactctatagaccaggctggcctcaaactcagagatccacctgcctctgccttctgagtgctgggattaaaggcctgtgccaccaagcccagtttAAAGTTTAAACATTGACcttagaaaaagaggaaagggaaagaaaaatatgcacttgtttaattttttaattaaaatttaaaaataacatctttgtttcttatttttagttttcgcatttttttcccctctcaagCAAACATTAATCGTTCCGGAAGTGACACAACACCCAAGTGTTCCATTTCGTACTCTCTTCGTGGGATAAGAGTCCTGAGTAACACCCTTGGGTGAATTTTTACTGTTTCTTCAGTCAGACACATGTACACGTGTCCACACACTCCAGTGAaccaatcagaaaacagaaaaataattttatctgtgTTTGAAGGCATTTTCCACACGGGATGCCCTTCAAGTATGAGTGATATGGTGAAAATTTTGAATATCTGGGTTCATCTTGAGGAGAAAGGGCTGATCAAGTGGCTTAGCATCACATAATAAACCAGCGCAAGCAGGGAGTTAATGGACGTGCTCTTCATTAGTCCGCTTCCTCCTTTGCAGCTGATGAGAAAATGCaatgaatattttccttttctcttatggTGAGGGAGACTGATCCAGAGCCCTGTATGTACGAGATAATCGCTTTACTACcgaaccccagccccagcccaagaAATGAAAGGTTTTCTTAGAGCGCCAGGGAGAAAGCCGACAACacacttttctcttttaattcaaGCCATCTTTTTAGCAAGTGAGCTTAGAAATGCATGACGGTCCaagccaccccccccaccccccacatgcGCACTTAGGACTCTGGCGAGGCAAAAGGGGCGGAGATTTATGTCTAGGAGGCTTTTGCCTCTCCTGGCGGGACACCTGACTCCACAGCCTACTGCTCCAGACGTACTTGCTGGACAGAGTTTCCTATATTTCCTCAGGGTGTTGGGCAGATTGTAAGCAAGAGTTCTTGCCATTACCGTGATTATAGTTAGTCAGAAGACACAAAGCCATGAACAAATATGCTAACATGCTTTGGAGACAATGTGCAGCTGGAGGTAACAGTAACTGTGGACACTGTTTTACATGGACCCCTCAGAAGCTGGACCGAGGCCTGCACGGTGACAGCCATGTGAAAATCCAGGGGGAGGGTGTTACAGTAAGAAGGAAACGCTGTGCAAAGACCTCAGGCAACAATGTGCTTGGCCtgttagaaaaaaacagaaagaaggatgATGGGGCTGGAAGTTGGTGGATAAGTGGTCGGCAGGGCCCAGATCTTGCAAGCTTTTGTGTGTGTAATGAAAACCTGAAACCCAGCGAAGAGAACATAGAGGAGATTCCGGGCTGAGTAAACAGCACGGGAGGTTTTCAGGGGTCTGCCATCCCTGGGCATGCAGAGAGAGCTTATTCTTCACTGGACTTTGAGCAGAGCCCTTTCTTCTTGCTGGTGAGGATGCGGTCAGGCGAAGACCGTCAACAGCAGAGCCCATACATTCCTTCTCTTCAGCCACTATCTGGCAGGAATAGAACAAAAATGACGGCCAAATGGGACATTTAGTAGCGTCATGATGACAACAGAGTTGGAATTTCACTGGGCTTGTTCCATTCCTAATGAAAGACTATTTTCTCCAAAGGAAATTGTTCAACCAATGCTAATCTAAAATACCATAAAAAGGTCATTCAAGTAATTCAACCCAAATTCAATTAATTAAGCTGTCActggaaaatattgaaaatgcaATTATTCATTATGTGAATGCTCAACCTTACAACAAGATTAATCTTCTTGGATTTATTCTTTGTTCTGCTTAATGCATTGGGCAGTTCCCCCAGGGCATAAACATCTTCATTTGATTGTACCATGGTACAGAGCAAAGCATCGTTTATCTTGGTCTGCCACACATAGCACAGCACACAGGCAGGGGTACTTAGTTTAATTCCACCTTAAGACCCATGGCCTTACGTCCTCCTGCCCCCTTGTCAAATACAAGATTAAGGATTTGAAGAATGAGCGTCTAGTGGgaggacacacaggcaggcatatTGCTTTGAGTTTAGCTGTAGGTGGTTACTGCATGAGTGAGCTGAGTGCTTCCGAAGCAGGCTCGAGCTTCTTTCTGTTGAATGCCTATCAGGCTCCATCTCATCAGAAAGGAAGTCGCAATGGAAGGCAGAACGGTGGCAATGTCTTATCTGTTCCACTGTAAGAATGGGCTTGTAAACTAAAGGTCAGGGCTGGGAAGCAGCTCTTTGCAATAGACAGATTTCTGTTAGAACTCAGAGCCCCATTAAAATCGGGAGCTAAAGGAGGGATTAGTTATCTGGAGTGACTGTCTCAGCTCCGGTCATTGTAATAAAATCCTGGAGAGGATGGCTTAAACAACAGACGCTTACGGCTTTGGAGACCAGCATGGCTCCAAAAGTCAAGGTTCCTGCTCAGAGCCCCTTTCAACTCTTCCACGgctgtctttccttttcttcttgactGTAGAGAGGGCGTCAGCTCTGTCTCTTCTTGTTTTAAGGGCACAGAATCCTGTCATGGGAACACCATCCTTATGACCTCTCGGAAGCCTAATTAACTCAGATACCATCACACTGGAAGTCAGggattcaacatatgaattttggGGTACATAAGCATCCGGTCCTCACCCAGTTCTGAGAGAGTATAAGGATGATTATGTGATTCCCTCAAGGGGTCTCCAGTGTTCTGCATCTTTGTCGTCCTTATTCACCATCTTCAATCTCTCTCTCAGATCCCGTTCCGAGAGCTCTTGGGCATGGACTTTTACTGGATCGGCTTGAGGAACAATGATAGCTGGAGATGGGAAGGTGGCCCGGTTCTAAGCTTATGGTAAAGTCTTTGAGGAGTGAGGGCGTGaaaaaaggggaggaagggaggaaaactGGGGGGCttaggaagcagaaggaacacacagcagacagcagagagtAAAAAGGAGAGACGACAAGGAACAAAGACAGAGATGGACAGTGGTGATCCTAGGAAGGTCaaaaatgtggtgacattttcAAGGGGCAGAGAAAGCCATTTATTCTCCTGCTGCTTTGGGACCTGAGGGATCTGAGAAGGGGACAGAttcaacttttttctttcatgactttCAAGCCTTCAACTGTGCACGTTACCAAAAGCAACTGACACCTCTGATTGCTTACAGGATTTCGCGTAACAGCGTGATACAGAGATGCGGCGCCATCAACAGAGCTGGCCTTCAAGCCTCTAGTTGTGAAGTACCTTTGCAGTGGATTTGTGAGAAGACCATACACTGACGGATGCCACTATGTTCTGGGCCTTGGCTCTGCCACATGTCTTTAAAAAGAGGGAACTGGCCTGGGAAATCTTTGTTCACAAATGTATGCTTCACAAATACCAAACCTGCTATGATATGCCATCAGACAGAGGACTAGCATAGCCTCCTGGGGGTGACATTTTCCTGCTGGGCTTTCTTGGAGACTCTTTAAGTAAGTATTATGTTAGCCATTTAAAGTCTAGATCTGGGCAAATGAAATAGATCAAGTTTGTTTTAATGGCTGTAGAAACTCACGCTGGctccctccctcagccctgcCTCTGCCGTCTCTGTCAATGATATTTGTGGAAAACTATTTATCCACACAGAGGAATGCAGCTCTGCCATGTTCACTTGTTACATGGAGATCAACtggaaagaaagacacacacctcATGTTCTCACTCACGCTTGGAAGCTAAACAAGTGTGTGCTGTAGCTGTAGGGAGAGGAGCAATAGTTACAGAGTCCGGGAGAGGAACGGAGCGGTCACGGTTGCTTAATGGTTTGCCTGGAGTGCCCTGTAGCTCAGTGGGGTGACAATAATGATCAGTAATTATTGTATGGCTACCAATTTATTGTGAATTTCAAAATAGCTAGAGGAAAGGACTATGGGTGTTCCCAAATGCCTGAGAGGATAGAGGTGCTGACCACTCTGACTGGATCACTGACATTTTATGCCTACATTGAAATATCGTGCTGTGCCCCACAAATGTGCACAATTATtatgtatcatttaaaaattaaaatcaagtaagtcacaattaaaattaaaaaaataccgtTCTGCTCCATTTCTGTTTTATACTCTGATCTAATCTGAAGAACCGGGTGCATGTAGTATTTTGGTGAGGTCCTTTTCTGTACTGGCGTGAAGCGTACAGAATATGTGAGATAACGTGCGTTCTGTCTTTGGGCATTCTGTCCTACCCGTGGCTCTTGGTGCATGAAGTTTCATTCTAAAGCACTGCTTGCTTCGAGAAGACATGTCTGCAAGGGGTGGAGAGTGGATGAGGACAGCCTGCTGCTTTCTGCTGCCCAGCTCTTCACACTTACCCAGTGACCTCTGCTGCTTTCTGCTGCCCAGCTCTTCACACTTACCCAATGACCTGCACCTAATCTGCTTTTTCAAATAAGTTTGCATGAGTGTGGTTGAAGAAGCCAATGTGCGTCAGTTTCTGTTCTATGTGgtgaatgtgtgctgtgtgtgaacTCAGTGATAGTCATTAATCTGA
Protein-coding regions in this window:
- the Klrg1 gene encoding killer cell lectin-like receptor subfamily G member 1, with protein sequence MTDSAIYYTLELPAAPQVQDESGRKPKAALPRPRSLSCLVTVALGLLTMILILMSLLMYQRILCCGSKDSVCAHCPSCPNFWMKNGSHCYYFSVEKRDWNSSLEFCADKGSQLLTFPDEQEVIPFRELLGMDFYWIGLRNNDSWRWEGGPVLSLWISRNSVIQRCGAINRAGLQASSCEVPLQWICEKTIH